Proteins co-encoded in one Betaproteobacteria bacterium genomic window:
- a CDS encoding TVP38/TMEM64 family protein, translating to MFIVVLGLTVAALLFMKQRGYFVPETVLALLRQHPTIAPVLFVSVYAIMVFALLPTLPMNLAAGFLWGTYLGTLYTVIGATLGALLAFLTARYLLRDHVLRLARGRTRNWLATELAGPGWKTVAFTRVNPIFPFGPVNWLFGVSAIRVCPYFWATFVFVAPPAMFIAAIGASVGSLVLAGETRALVVNVMTASAVVTAIAFGAPLLRKHLSRHS from the coding sequence TTGTTCATCGTCGTCCTTGGTCTGACGGTCGCAGCGCTTCTGTTCATGAAACAGCGCGGCTATTTCGTTCCAGAGACAGTCCTGGCGCTGCTCAGACAACATCCCACTATCGCGCCCGTGCTCTTCGTGTCTGTGTACGCGATCATGGTGTTTGCGCTGTTACCGACCCTGCCGATGAATTTGGCTGCCGGATTCTTGTGGGGCACATATCTCGGGACGCTTTACACGGTGATTGGCGCCACGCTCGGTGCGCTGCTCGCGTTCCTCACAGCTAGGTATCTGCTGCGCGATCACGTGCTGAGGTTGGCACGAGGAAGGACACGCAACTGGCTTGCCACCGAACTCGCCGGCCCGGGGTGGAAGACCGTGGCATTCACCCGGGTGAATCCGATCTTTCCTTTCGGTCCCGTCAACTGGCTGTTCGGTGTGAGCGCCATTCGCGTCTGCCCTTACTTCTGGGCGACGTTCGTCTTTGTCGCACCTCCAGCAATGTTCATTGCAGCCATCGGCGCGTCGGTAGGCAGCTTGGTCCTGGCCGGTGAAACCCGTGCGCTGGTCGTGAACGTCATGACCGCTTCGGCCGTTGTCACTGCGATTGCCTTCGGCGCGCCGCTGCTGCGCAAGCATCTATCCCGTCATTCCTGA
- a CDS encoding ABC transporter permease, which yields MTRREVIGRYRGSVLGIVWSFLTPLLMLAIYTFVFSFVLKARWGAETGSKTEFALFLFAGLIVHGLFAECVVRAPSLILSNPNYVKKVVFPLEMLPWVSMGSVLIHSLLSVIVLLTGYAWIYGGINWTVVFLPLILAPLIVFTMGVSWFLASLGTYVRDIGQLVNIAVTVLLFMSPIFYPASVLPKEIRPLLFLNPLTFIIEQVRDVVVVGNNPAWFRLGAYALVSLCVAQAGFSWFQKTRRGFADVL from the coding sequence ATGACGCGTCGGGAGGTGATCGGCCGCTATCGAGGTTCCGTGCTCGGCATCGTGTGGTCGTTCCTCACCCCGCTCCTGATGCTGGCCATATACACGTTCGTGTTCAGCTTCGTGCTCAAAGCCCGCTGGGGAGCCGAGACCGGGTCGAAGACCGAGTTCGCACTTTTTCTCTTCGCCGGGCTCATCGTTCACGGGCTCTTCGCAGAGTGCGTCGTCCGAGCGCCCTCGCTTATTCTTTCGAATCCGAACTATGTAAAGAAGGTCGTCTTTCCTCTCGAGATGCTCCCGTGGGTCTCCATGGGGTCGGTTCTGATCCACTCTCTCCTGAGCGTCATCGTACTGCTGACTGGCTACGCTTGGATCTATGGGGGAATCAACTGGACCGTCGTGTTTCTTCCGTTGATTCTCGCTCCGCTGATCGTCTTCACGATGGGCGTGAGCTGGTTTCTTGCGTCCCTGGGCACGTACGTGCGAGACATCGGACAGTTGGTGAACATCGCCGTGACCGTGCTGCTGTTCATGAGCCCCATCTTCTATCCGGCCTCGGTGTTGCCCAAGGAGATCCGGCCGCTGCTGTTCCTCAATCCACTCACCTTTATCATCGAGCAGGTACGAGACGTCGTCGTGGTCGGCAACAATCCCGCCTGGTTTCGACTGGGCGCGTACGCACTGGTGAGCCTGTGCGTGGCGCAGGCCGGCTTCTCATGGTTCCAGAAGACCCGAAGAGGCTTCGCAGATGTCCTCTGA
- a CDS encoding ABC transporter ATP-binding protein, producing the protein MSSESAIRVSGVGKCYHIYRQPRDRLLQFLSSGRKSLYREFWAVRNVSFDVRRGESVGIIGRNGSGKSTLLQIVCGTLTPTQGEVDVRGRVAALLELGAGFSPDFTGRENVFINGSILGLSTAELERRYEEIIDFAEIGEFVDQPIKTFSSGMVVRLAFAIQACVEPDILVVDEALAVGDERFQRKCFARIEDLKRKGTSILFVSHVAETVLSLCDRVLLLDHGQRLAMGAPLATVRAYQRLIYAPREEQESLARQMQEGDSRQSLDSPGTLSASSPQEEEAAPPSLCGFDPDLVPTSTVSYPVQGAEIEDIRIVDDLGRVVNVLEPGRAYTVISAGIFHGEARLVHFGIHLRSINGIVVAGQRYPHQGETLERVPSNSRFEVRFRVEMRLPPGCYFIGGGVWSNHEPQCLHRIVDKAMFRMLSPERQYAFGLLDSAAEPPRLQLRRDNGSPACANDTVAGGLYS; encoded by the coding sequence ATGTCCTCTGAATCCGCCATCCGCGTTTCAGGAGTGGGGAAGTGCTATCACATCTACCGCCAACCCCGCGATCGACTCCTTCAATTCTTGAGTTCCGGGCGCAAGTCGCTTTACCGGGAGTTCTGGGCTGTACGGAACGTGTCATTCGACGTTCGGCGCGGCGAGTCTGTCGGCATCATCGGCCGCAACGGCTCCGGCAAGTCCACTCTTCTGCAGATTGTTTGCGGCACGTTGACACCAACCCAGGGAGAGGTCGACGTCCGGGGCCGCGTGGCGGCCTTGCTGGAACTGGGAGCCGGCTTCAGCCCCGATTTCACGGGCAGGGAGAACGTCTTCATCAATGGTTCCATCCTGGGCCTTTCCACCGCGGAACTCGAAAGGAGGTACGAAGAGATCATCGATTTCGCGGAAATTGGCGAGTTCGTCGACCAACCGATCAAGACCTTCTCGAGCGGAATGGTGGTGCGCCTGGCGTTCGCCATTCAGGCCTGTGTGGAACCGGACATCCTTGTGGTGGACGAAGCTCTTGCCGTGGGGGACGAGCGCTTCCAGCGGAAGTGCTTTGCCCGGATCGAGGATCTGAAACGCAAGGGGACGTCGATCCTTTTCGTTTCGCACGTGGCCGAGACGGTGCTGTCCCTGTGTGACCGAGTCCTTCTGCTCGATCATGGTCAGCGTCTCGCAATGGGAGCTCCCTTGGCGACTGTCCGCGCGTACCAGCGCCTCATCTATGCGCCGCGCGAGGAGCAGGAGTCGCTCGCGCGCCAGATGCAGGAGGGCGATTCCCGTCAGTCCCTGGACAGTCCGGGGACCTTGTCGGCATCATCGCCGCAAGAGGAAGAGGCGGCCCCACCATCCTTATGCGGCTTCGACCCGGATCTGGTGCCCACATCGACCGTGTCCTATCCGGTTCAGGGCGCTGAAATCGAGGACATACGGATCGTGGATGACTTGGGTCGCGTCGTGAACGTGCTCGAGCCAGGTCGTGCCTACACTGTGATCTCGGCAGGCATCTTTCACGGCGAGGCCAGGCTCGTGCATTTCGGGATCCATCTGCGCAGCATCAACGGCATCGTCGTAGCGGGTCAGCGGTATCCGCACCAGGGCGAGACACTTGAGCGGGTGCCTTCGAACTCCCGTTTCGAAGTGAGATTCCGCGTGGAAATGCGGTTGCCGCCAGGATGCTATTTCATCGGAGGTGGCGTGTGGTCCAATCATGAACCCCAGTGCCTGCATCGCATCGTCGACAAGGCGATGTTCCGGATGCTCTCACCAGAGCGCCAGTACGCATTCGGCCTCCTCGATTCCGCCGCCGAGCCTCCCCGACTGCAGTTGAGGCGAGACAATGGGTCACCGGCCTGTGCCAACGACACTGTTGCTGGTGGACTGTACTCTTGA
- a CDS encoding class I SAM-dependent methyltransferase gives MARRLATLLPGLRSVVDVGCGTGCWLNEFRLCGVDRVLGLDLCFPDDDLMHVDSSECLTRDVSSSLELEERFDLALCLEVAQYVAHERADTLISNLTGLSDVVLFSAGIPGQGGIPGSNEQWLGYWAARFRRVGYTCHDLLRAESWYDDRIDWRYRQGMVLFARGEVARALMDRASITGDTAQFMALDVVHPEGFVETLHAARLGASSPGEMLDRLATNAEVHALRSRLEEIERSTSWQIMTSIQQWAKRRPWLLTLARKIGRPLATRLRSPR, from the coding sequence GTGGCACGACGCTTGGCCACGTTGCTGCCGGGTCTGAGGTCCGTTGTCGATGTCGGCTGCGGCACCGGATGCTGGTTGAACGAGTTCCGTTTGTGCGGAGTCGATCGCGTCCTGGGTCTGGATCTGTGCTTTCCCGATGACGACCTGATGCATGTCGATTCGTCCGAATGCCTGACCCGGGATGTCTCCTCGTCGCTCGAGTTGGAGGAGCGATTCGATCTCGCGCTTTGTCTGGAAGTCGCACAGTACGTGGCGCATGAGCGTGCCGACACCCTGATATCGAATCTGACCGGATTGAGCGACGTGGTTCTGTTCAGCGCGGGAATCCCGGGTCAGGGCGGCATTCCAGGTTCCAATGAACAGTGGCTCGGCTACTGGGCGGCACGATTCCGTCGGGTCGGATACACGTGCCATGACCTTCTGCGCGCGGAGTCCTGGTACGACGATCGGATCGATTGGCGCTATCGCCAAGGCATGGTCCTGTTCGCTCGTGGAGAGGTGGCTCGCGCGCTCATGGACCGGGCGTCGATAACAGGCGACACGGCACAATTCATGGCCCTGGACGTTGTTCATCCGGAAGGCTTTGTGGAGACGCTCCACGCTGCGCGGCTAGGCGCGTCATCCCCTGGCGAGATGCTCGACCGCCTCGCAACGAATGCTGAAGTGCACGCGCTGCGCAGCCGTCTGGAAGAAATCGAAAGGAGCACGAGCTGGCAGATCATGACGTCGATTCAGCAGTGGGCAAAGCGCCGCCCATGGCTGCTGACGCTTGCGCGAAAGATCGGCCGTCCGCTCGCCACGCGGCTCAGGTCGCCGCGCTGA
- a CDS encoding kinase translates to MIITRTPFRISFFGGGTDYPAWYRSNSGAVLATTIDKYCYVSCRYLPPFFEHKHRLVYSKIENVKTVDEIVHPAVRAILTDMGCERGLEIHHDGDLPARSGLGSSSSFTVGLIHTLLALQGRYVSKEYLASEAIRMEQEVMREHVGSQDQVSAAYGGFNVIEFTRDDTFIVNPMIVSKPRLDDLQSHLMLFFTGLSRFASEVAKSKIDNFGKKERELLRMREMVTEAIMILQNMDAPITEFGELLAEGWEHKRSLSDKVSTPEIDEIYDTGRKAGAIGGKLLGAGGGGFLLLFAQPEKQPAILKALKQLVHVPFRFESAGSRVVLYQPNGL, encoded by the coding sequence ATGATCATCACCAGAACACCCTTCAGAATTTCGTTCTTCGGCGGTGGAACAGACTATCCGGCTTGGTATCGGTCAAACAGCGGTGCCGTTCTCGCGACGACCATAGACAAGTACTGCTATGTATCTTGCCGGTATCTGCCGCCGTTCTTCGAGCACAAGCATCGGCTCGTGTACTCGAAGATCGAGAACGTCAAGACGGTCGACGAGATTGTTCACCCCGCCGTGCGTGCGATCCTTACGGACATGGGGTGCGAACGTGGACTGGAGATCCACCACGACGGCGATCTTCCTGCAAGATCCGGGCTGGGCTCCAGTTCATCGTTCACAGTTGGCCTGATTCATACGCTGCTTGCCTTGCAGGGTCGATACGTCTCCAAGGAGTACCTTGCCTCCGAAGCCATCCGGATGGAACAGGAGGTCATGCGCGAGCACGTTGGATCCCAAGATCAGGTCTCGGCCGCGTACGGCGGTTTCAACGTGATCGAGTTCACTCGGGACGACACATTCATCGTAAACCCGATGATAGTTTCCAAGCCTCGACTGGACGACTTGCAGAGTCATCTCATGCTCTTCTTCACGGGGCTTTCCCGGTTTGCCTCGGAGGTGGCGAAGTCCAAGATCGACAACTTCGGAAAGAAGGAACGCGAGCTTCTGCGGATGCGCGAAATGGTGACGGAAGCCATCATGATCCTTCAGAACATGGATGCTCCGATCACCGAATTCGGTGAACTGCTCGCTGAGGGTTGGGAGCACAAGAGATCGCTTTCGGACAAGGTGTCCACACCCGAAATCGACGAGATCTACGATACCGGTCGCAAGGCCGGTGCCATCGGCGGCAAGCTCCTGGGCGCGGGCGGAGGCGGATTTCTACTGCTGTTCGCCCAGCCTGAGAAGCAACCGGCCATACTCAAGGCGTTGAAACAACTCGTGCACGTGCCCTTCCGGTTCGAGAGTGCCGGCAGCAGGGTGGTGCTCTATCAGCCGAACGGCCTGTGA
- a CDS encoding alpha-ketoacid dehydrogenase subunit beta, translated as MPWDEGLVNSLVYEGPDPSEGRVLSYPKAVNEALTLAMQHDSGVFVLGQGVDDPSAMFGTTRGLQEIFGAERVFDTPVAEESMMGMCTGAAMNGMRPVYMHNRPDFILLAFNQLVTHASKFHFMDNGQTTVPMVVWAAIGRGWGSGAQHSQAIQGLLLGVPGLKIVMPSTPADAKGLLLAAIADNNPVLVFEHRWLMKKDGVVPEGIYQVPLGHGVYRRRGKDLTVVGASHAIELAGQAADQLAADEGIDVEVIDLRTLKPLDERIIEESLSKTGRLMVVDTGWSMGGVCAEIGCLAAEKWFHLLKGPIRRVALPDIPTPAGFTLEQVYYPDVARMKATFKSAVHR; from the coding sequence ATGCCCTGGGATGAAGGACTCGTCAACTCCCTCGTATACGAAGGGCCTGATCCGTCGGAAGGACGGGTATTGAGCTACCCGAAGGCCGTAAACGAGGCCTTGACGCTCGCGATGCAGCACGACTCGGGTGTGTTCGTTCTGGGGCAGGGAGTCGACGACCCGAGTGCCATGTTCGGCACCACGCGCGGCCTACAGGAAATCTTTGGGGCCGAGCGAGTCTTCGATACACCCGTCGCAGAAGAGTCGATGATGGGCATGTGCACCGGCGCTGCCATGAACGGCATGCGCCCGGTCTACATGCACAATCGTCCGGACTTCATCCTTCTCGCGTTCAATCAGTTGGTCACGCACGCATCGAAGTTCCACTTCATGGACAACGGCCAGACGACCGTGCCGATGGTGGTGTGGGCTGCGATTGGACGGGGCTGGGGATCGGGTGCGCAACATTCGCAGGCGATCCAGGGACTTCTCCTGGGTGTGCCGGGGCTCAAGATCGTCATGCCGTCCACTCCCGCGGACGCAAAGGGGCTGCTGCTGGCTGCTATCGCGGACAACAACCCGGTCCTCGTATTCGAGCACCGTTGGCTCATGAAGAAGGACGGCGTCGTTCCGGAAGGGATCTACCAGGTGCCCCTGGGTCACGGCGTGTATCGCCGGCGCGGCAAGGATCTCACAGTGGTGGGCGCGTCGCATGCCATCGAACTTGCGGGACAGGCGGCCGACCAACTGGCGGCGGACGAAGGTATTGATGTAGAGGTGATTGATCTTCGCACGCTGAAGCCGCTCGATGAACGCATCATCGAGGAATCGCTTTCCAAGACGGGGCGCCTGATGGTCGTGGATACGGGATGGTCCATGGGAGGTGTCTGCGCAGAGATCGGTTGTCTGGCGGCGGAGAAGTGGTTCCACTTGCTGAAAGGTCCCATCCGTCGCGTCGCATTGCCCGACATTCCCACGCCTGCGGGATTCACACTGGAGCAGGTCTACTATCCGGATGTGGCGCGGATGAAGGCCACGTTCAAGTCGGCAGTGCATCGTTAG
- a CDS encoding FkbM family methyltransferase, which translates to MNDQLIIDLGMNTAQDTRFYLRKGFRVVGVEANPMLAEEVSRQFVSEITAGRLVVENIGVGPQRGEFNFWVNHTHHEWSSFHEDIGSRGGAFHVIRVATVPLADLIQRHGVPHYLKVDIEGMDLTVLKALHDFSERPRYVSVETGPGLKWLDELDRLGYQRFKLIDQRLVPEQLPPDPAREGAYVPAVFEWGSTGLFGDELPGMWCSVDELRSQWMQVLESPGEGNPLWYDIHACRDQA; encoded by the coding sequence ATGAACGATCAACTCATCATTGACCTCGGCATGAACACCGCCCAGGACACCAGGTTCTACCTTCGCAAGGGTTTTCGCGTGGTTGGCGTTGAGGCTAATCCGATGCTTGCGGAAGAAGTCTCCCGGCAGTTTGTCTCCGAGATCACGGCCGGGCGTCTGGTGGTGGAAAACATCGGCGTCGGACCGCAGCGTGGCGAGTTCAACTTCTGGGTGAACCACACCCACCATGAATGGAGTTCGTTTCACGAAGACATCGGCTCACGTGGAGGCGCATTTCACGTCATAAGGGTTGCAACGGTGCCGCTGGCTGACCTGATCCAGCGCCACGGCGTACCTCACTATCTCAAGGTCGATATCGAAGGCATGGATCTCACCGTCCTGAAGGCATTGCATGATTTCAGTGAACGGCCGCGATACGTCTCCGTCGAGACGGGGCCGGGTCTGAAATGGCTCGATGAACTCGACCGTTTGGGCTACCAGCGGTTCAAGCTGATCGACCAGAGACTCGTACCCGAGCAACTGCCCCCCGATCCCGCCAGGGAGGGTGCCTACGTGCCTGCTGTTTTCGAATGGGGGTCAACGGGGCTCTTCGGAGACGAGCTTCCCGGAATGTGGTGTTCCGTCGATGAGCTTCGGTCGCAGTGGATGCAAGTGCTCGAGTCACCAGGCGAGGGAAATCCGCTCTGGTACGACATCCACGCCTGCCGAGACCAGGCATAG
- a CDS encoding thiamine pyrophosphate-dependent dehydrogenase E1 component subunit alpha, with protein MIRYRYEGTGFHDWETRTLNASPDQLLGLLKSMIRIRVIEEEIERRYHQDQMKTPIHLVIGQEATAVGFCAALTREDLLYSGHRTHGAYLAKGGDLNAMLCEMHCRINGCVASRGGSMHLIDKSVGMVGTSAIVGGAVPITAGAALSLKMRRSDRVAAVFLGDATTEEGVVSETLNFAALKALPMIFFCENNFYSVQSPLATRQPTRDLRDWAAGHGVTSIRVDGTNVLAVREAALEAVARARAGDGPTFIEARVYRYRAHGGAGDDSKTGYRDIAEREHWEAVDPISRFSEFLSRRNVLGEGVAARMQAEALAETEKAFEFALASPNPEEKDLYTHVYSD; from the coding sequence TTGATTCGATACCGCTACGAGGGCACCGGGTTCCACGACTGGGAAACCCGCACCCTGAATGCATCACCGGACCAGCTGCTGGGCCTGCTGAAGTCGATGATTCGCATCCGTGTGATCGAGGAAGAGATCGAACGGCGTTATCACCAGGATCAGATGAAGACGCCGATCCATCTGGTGATCGGACAGGAAGCCACCGCTGTCGGCTTTTGCGCTGCGCTGACCAGGGAGGATCTGCTCTACAGCGGTCACAGGACGCACGGAGCCTATCTGGCCAAAGGCGGCGATCTCAATGCGATGCTTTGCGAAATGCACTGCCGGATCAATGGCTGCGTGGCGTCCCGGGGAGGTTCGATGCACCTCATCGACAAGAGTGTCGGCATGGTCGGCACCTCCGCGATCGTGGGGGGGGCGGTGCCGATCACAGCGGGAGCGGCCCTGTCGCTCAAGATGCGCAGGTCGGATCGTGTGGCGGCCGTGTTTCTGGGGGATGCGACGACCGAAGAGGGAGTGGTGTCCGAGACGCTCAATTTCGCCGCGCTGAAGGCCCTGCCGATGATCTTCTTCTGCGAGAACAATTTCTATTCGGTGCAGTCGCCCCTGGCCACCCGGCAACCCACGCGAGACCTGCGTGACTGGGCGGCAGGTCACGGCGTCACGAGTATTCGGGTGGACGGCACCAATGTTCTGGCGGTGAGAGAAGCCGCGCTCGAAGCCGTCGCCCGGGCGCGGGCCGGGGACGGTCCGACGTTCATCGAAGCCCGTGTTTACCGTTACCGCGCGCATGGCGGAGCTGGCGACGACAGCAAGACGGGATACCGCGACATCGCCGAGAGGGAGCACTGGGAAGCCGTCGATCCCATCTCAAGGTTCAGCGAATTTCTTTCCCGCCGCAACGTTCTGGGGGAAGGCGTGGCGGCTCGCATGCAGGCAGAGGCTCTGGCGGAAACGGAGAAGGCCTTCGAGTTCGCACTCGCGAGCCCCAATCCGGAAGAGAAGGATCTCTACACCCATGTGTACAGCGATTGA
- a CDS encoding glycosyltransferase family 2 protein, whose translation MRTTLLVMTLNEIDGMRAIMPQVNRSWCDQIIVVDGGSTDGTIEWSRENGYEVYIQKQRGFRHAYTEVMPLVTGDVIITFSPDGNSIASLIPDLIRTMAQGYDMVIASRYLDGAKSTDDSLVTGFGNWLFTKTVNLLHGGRYTDAMVIFRAYRKELVYKLELDRDDAYSTAEKLFCTKISWEPLLSVRAAKKRLRVTEIPGDEPPRIGGKRKLQVLKWGAAYYFQFLRELFCWR comes from the coding sequence ATGAGAACAACCCTGCTCGTGATGACCCTCAACGAGATCGACGGAATGCGGGCCATCATGCCCCAGGTGAACAGAAGCTGGTGTGATCAGATCATCGTCGTCGATGGGGGCTCCACGGATGGAACGATCGAATGGTCGCGCGAGAATGGATACGAGGTGTATATCCAGAAGCAGCGAGGATTTCGTCATGCGTATACGGAGGTCATGCCTCTGGTCACTGGCGATGTGATCATCACGTTCAGCCCGGACGGAAATTCCATAGCGTCGCTCATTCCGGATCTGATCCGGACGATGGCCCAGGGATACGACATGGTGATCGCGTCTCGCTATCTCGATGGCGCAAAGAGCACAGACGACAGCCTGGTGACAGGCTTCGGAAACTGGCTGTTCACCAAGACTGTCAATCTTCTCCACGGTGGCCGCTACACCGACGCGATGGTCATTTTTCGCGCGTATCGAAAGGAGCTGGTGTACAAGTTGGAACTGGACCGCGACGATGCGTATTCCACGGCGGAGAAGCTGTTTTGCACCAAGATAAGCTGGGAACCACTGCTTTCCGTGCGGGCCGCCAAGAAGCGTCTCAGGGTGACCGAGATCCCAGGGGACGAACCACCCAGGATCGGAGGAAAGCGAAAACTACAGGTGCTCAAATGGGGCGCCGCATACTATTTCCAGTTCCTTCGTGAGTTGTTCTGCTGGAGATGA
- the cysC gene encoding adenylyl-sulfate kinase, with protein sequence MSGIRTTGPVQWQNGKVARSDRERLLGQHAVTVWLTGLSGSGKTTLAFELERRLVQAGRACYVLDGDNVRHGLTADLGFSPADRSENIRRVAEVANLMNDAGLIVITAFISPSVTDRARARAVIGNDRFLEVFLAADLAVCEARDPKGLYARARAGQIPEFTGVSAPYDVPEFPDLLLSTGRDSVDHCVDEVMRLMTDRLWLSGPSDRR encoded by the coding sequence ATGAGCGGCATCCGGACGACGGGCCCCGTCCAGTGGCAGAACGGGAAGGTGGCAAGGTCCGACCGCGAACGTCTGCTCGGACAGCACGCGGTCACGGTGTGGCTCACCGGCTTGTCGGGTTCCGGCAAGACGACGCTGGCATTCGAACTAGAACGGCGGCTGGTGCAGGCGGGCCGGGCCTGCTACGTACTGGACGGCGACAACGTGCGCCACGGACTCACCGCGGATCTCGGGTTCTCGCCCGCGGATCGGAGCGAGAACATCCGGCGCGTCGCGGAAGTGGCGAACCTGATGAACGACGCCGGGCTCATCGTCATCACGGCCTTCATTTCCCCGTCGGTCACCGACCGCGCGCGCGCCCGTGCCGTCATCGGCAACGACCGGTTTCTCGAAGTGTTCCTGGCGGCCGACCTCGCGGTCTGCGAGGCCCGGGATCCGAAGGGACTGTATGCAAGGGCGAGAGCGGGGCAGATCCCGGAATTCACCGGAGTGTCGGCGCCCTACGATGTCCCGGAGTTTCCCGATCTGCTGCTCAGCACGGGCCGCGATTCAGTGGATCACTGCGTGGATGAGGTGATGCGGCTCATGACGGACAGGTTGTGGCTTAGCGGGCCGTCGGACCGACGGTGA
- a CDS encoding GDP-mannose 4,6-dehydratase: MAKARRALICGIGGQDGSLLAVHLLGRGYEVWGTSRDSQISRFSTLQELGVKDSVTLLSMAPNDFRSVLSALTKSNADEVYFLAAQSSVGLSFEQPVETLESITSGTLNLLEAIRFLERPIRIYHASSSECFGELGHVPATEETPFRPRSPYAVAKASAHWLVANYRDAYGLFACNGILFNHESQFRPERFVTQKIVSAAARIVNGSGETLTLGRLDVVRDWGWAEEYVDAMWRMLQQDVPDDYIVATGEANSLADFVREAFADHGMDWNDHVKTHRDQYRPADIAWSCGDPSKARVSLGWEPRIRMRGVIERMSKALMEKTARD, encoded by the coding sequence GTGGCTAAGGCAAGAAGAGCGTTGATCTGCGGTATTGGCGGGCAGGATGGCAGCCTCCTGGCGGTGCATCTTCTAGGCAGAGGATACGAGGTATGGGGAACGTCGCGCGACTCCCAGATATCTCGGTTCTCCACGCTTCAGGAACTGGGCGTCAAGGACAGCGTCACCCTGCTTTCCATGGCGCCGAACGATTTCAGGAGCGTGCTTTCGGCGCTCACGAAAAGCAATGCCGATGAGGTATATTTTCTGGCCGCGCAGAGTTCAGTCGGCCTGTCGTTTGAACAGCCTGTCGAGACCCTCGAGAGCATCACTTCCGGAACGCTCAACCTTCTGGAGGCAATCCGGTTCCTCGAAAGACCCATCCGGATCTACCACGCGAGTTCGAGCGAGTGCTTCGGGGAGCTTGGTCACGTGCCGGCCACTGAAGAAACGCCGTTCCGACCGAGAAGTCCGTATGCCGTCGCCAAAGCCTCGGCGCACTGGCTGGTGGCCAACTACCGGGATGCCTACGGATTGTTCGCCTGCAACGGCATACTTTTCAACCATGAATCACAGTTTCGTCCGGAACGATTCGTGACACAGAAGATCGTATCGGCCGCCGCGCGTATCGTGAACGGCTCCGGCGAGACTCTGACCCTCGGGCGGCTGGACGTGGTGCGAGACTGGGGCTGGGCGGAGGAATACGTGGACGCCATGTGGCGCATGCTTCAGCAGGACGTTCCCGACGACTACATCGTCGCAACGGGAGAGGCGAATTCCCTGGCCGACTTCGTGAGGGAGGCCTTCGCCGATCATGGGATGGACTGGAATGATCACGTGAAGACGCATCGCGACCAGTATCGACCTGCCGACATCGCGTGGAGTTGTGGAGACCCGAGCAAAGCGCGCGTCAGTCTCGGCTGGGAGCCCCGCATCCGCATGCGTGGCGTCATCGAGAGGATGAGCAAGGCGCTGATGGAAAAGACGGCACGCGACTGA